A single Brassica rapa cultivar Chiifu-401-42 chromosome A04, CAAS_Brap_v3.01, whole genome shotgun sequence DNA region contains:
- the LOC103864697 gene encoding endoribonuclease YBEY, chloroplastic, which translates to MLSRLSPILRHNRLFSAEARAMTRASLYHHARVLQPLLVRSSPRIALATTPNLLNVSSSDSSSMFHRRFHALRNIVGGDWKLPKPAAAGRVFAERREYRKMRKRAPKRKQELELSVSICIEEQLPDDTEIQNIAEMLRVNVPMAMKLAFNGLKDSKYKTRETDIEDVGGFETVELSVMLCNDEFICKLNKEWRGEDHPTDVLSMSQHVPELKLPVLMMGDIVISVETAARQAAERGHSLLDEIRILVIHGMLHLLGFDHEISDEAEKEMEEEEELLLKSLGWKGKGLIQSAYDIEKTAKPLPEKADDRKKGDGLRFYRPKFSYIFCDMDGTLLNSKSQISEANAKALKEATLRGLKVVIATGKSRPGAMRILKMADLAGRDGIVSESSPGVFVQGLLVYGRQGKEVYRGNLDRDVCRETCLYSLEHGIPLIAFSQDRCLTLFDHPLVDSLHTTYNEPKAEIISSVDQLIAEADIQKVIFMDTTEGVSSVIRPYWSEATGDRANVVQAQSDMLEIVPPGTSKGNGVKMLLNHLGVSPNEIMAIGDGENDIEMLELASWGVAMSNGAEKTKAVADVIGVSNDEDGVADAIYRYAF; encoded by the exons ATGCTCTCTCGTCTCTCCCCAATCCTCCGCCATAACCGTCTCTTCTCCGCAGAAGCGCGTGCGATGACACGCGCCTCTCTTTACCACCACGCCCGTGTCCTCCAGCCCCTACTCGTTCGCTCTTCTCCGAGAATCGCCCTTGCGACCACACCGAATCTTCTCAATGTTTCCTCCTCCGATTCCTCTTCCATGTTCCACCGGAGATTCCACGCCCTACGCAATATCGTCGGAGGAGACTGGAAGCTTCCAAAGCCAGCGGCGGCGGGTCGCGTGTTCGCGGAGAGGAGAGAGTACAGGAAGATGAGGAAGAGAGCGCCTAAGAGAAAGCAAGAACTCGAGCTCAGCGTCAGCATCTGCATCGAAGAGCAGCTTCCTGACGATACCGAGATTCAG AATATTGCGGAGATGCTTCGTGTCAATGTTCCCATGGCGATGAAGCTGGCGTTCAACGGTTTGAAAGATTCCAAGTATAAAACGAGAGAAACTGATATAGAAGACGTTGGTGGGTTTGAAACCGTTGAGTTATCTGTGATGCTTTGCAACGATGAGTTCATCTGTAAACTCAACAAAGAGTGGAGGGGTGAAGATCATCCTACTGATGTGCTTTCCATGTCGCAGCACGTCCCTGAACTCAAGCTTCCCGTT CTTATGATGGGAGATATCGTCATTTCTGTTGAGACTGCTGCAAGGCAGGCTGCTGAGAGAGGTCACTCTCTCCTTGATGAGATACGCATTCTTGTG ATACATGGGATGTTACACCTACTGGGGTTTGATCATGAGATAAGCGACGAGGCTGAGAAAGAaatggaggaggaagaggagttGCTGCTAAAGAGCCTTGGGTGGAAAGGGAAAGGACTCATTCAGAGTGCATATGACATTGAGAAAACAGCTAAGCCTCTGCCGGAGAAAGCAGATG ACAGGAAGAAAGGGGACGGCCTAAGATTCTACAGACCCAAGTTCTCCTATATATTCTGTGATATGGATG GCACACTGCTTAACAGCAAAAGTCAGATTTCAGAAGCTAATGCGAAAGCTTTAAAAGAAGCCACGCTAAGGGGACTTAAAGTCGTGATAGCAACGGGGAAG TCTCGCCCAGGTGCGATGAGAATCTTGAAAATGGCTGATCTAGCTGGACGCGATGGCATTGTTTCAGAGTCCTCTCCAGGCGTATTCGTTCAG GGGTTACTTGTTTATGGTAGACAGGGGAAAGAAGTGTATAGAGGAAACTTGGACCGGGATGTCTGCAGAGAG ACGTGTCTTTATTCTCTGGAGCATGGGATTCCTCTCATTGCATTCAGCCAGGATCGCTGCTTGACATTGTTTGACCATCCTCTTGTCGACTCTCTTCACACAACTTACAATGAGCCAAAG GCCGAGATCATATCGTCGGTTGATCAACTTATAGCTGAAGCTGACATTCAG AAAGTGATATTTATGGACACCACAGAGGGGGTCTCATCTGTTATCCGTCCGTATTGGTCAGAAGCAACGGGAGACCGTGCTAATGTCGTTCAAGCTCAGTCAGACATGTTAGAAATCGTCCCACCCGGAACCTCCAAAGGCAACGGTGTAAAAATGCTGCTCAATCATTTGGGCGTTTCACCGAATGAG ATAATGGCGATAGGGGATGGGGAAAATGACATAGAGATGCTGGAA